From a single Natronorubrum tibetense GA33 genomic region:
- a CDS encoding ABC transporter substrate-binding protein yields MTGPEGHDTEDRTHSSARGGRRRLNRRTLLRTTGGTIAGVSFAGCLSSYETMVGSSAEEESVTIGVLAPDPDSDYIGQSIVRAAEVAVSELNENGGIDGQDVDMVVGDTNGSPLEARRQYQRLVLEEGADVTVGVFASEALMNIMGDIAEQETIHLTSGAATTAASRLVHEEYDRYKYHFRVGPNNDADLGQMQIDLIDDMGPDLGWESVALLAEDYQWTERPWEVYQEQLGDTGVEIAMEERYPPATDDFSELYDEAESVGADAVFITTAHTGNEALLDWSYPNRPDPEPQPRPFAFGGIHVPMQLPAYYDMVGGACRYGVGQTSATATSTITEKTQPFVTAYQDAFDGSNPVYTGYHTYDAVMLFAHAVEESGTLDADALVGTIEDASFTGAAGTAEFHDRNHEFTHDLIYRKEDTLYFQWQENEDGEGVQEVVWPEEQATADYVTPPWLA; encoded by the coding sequence ATGACCGGGCCCGAGGGCCACGATACGGAGGACCGAACGCACTCGAGTGCGAGAGGAGGACGGCGACGACTGAATCGGCGGACCCTGCTCAGAACGACAGGAGGGACCATCGCCGGCGTCTCCTTCGCGGGCTGTCTCAGCTCTTACGAGACTATGGTCGGGAGCAGCGCCGAGGAGGAATCGGTGACGATCGGGGTATTGGCCCCGGATCCGGACAGCGACTACATCGGTCAGTCGATCGTCCGAGCCGCGGAGGTCGCTGTCAGCGAACTCAACGAGAACGGCGGGATCGACGGCCAGGACGTCGATATGGTCGTCGGCGATACGAACGGGAGCCCGCTCGAGGCGCGTCGCCAGTACCAGCGACTCGTCCTCGAGGAAGGGGCCGACGTGACGGTCGGCGTCTTCGCGAGCGAGGCGCTCATGAACATCATGGGCGACATCGCCGAGCAGGAGACGATTCATCTCACCTCGGGCGCGGCGACGACGGCGGCCAGCAGACTCGTACACGAGGAGTACGATCGGTACAAGTACCATTTCCGGGTCGGGCCGAACAACGACGCCGACCTCGGGCAGATGCAGATCGACCTCATCGACGACATGGGCCCGGACCTCGGCTGGGAGTCCGTTGCGCTCCTCGCGGAAGATTACCAGTGGACCGAACGGCCGTGGGAGGTCTATCAGGAACAACTCGGGGATACGGGCGTCGAAATCGCGATGGAAGAGCGGTATCCACCGGCGACGGACGACTTCTCGGAGCTCTACGACGAAGCCGAATCGGTGGGTGCCGACGCGGTATTCATCACGACGGCCCACACCGGGAACGAGGCGCTTCTAGACTGGTCGTACCCGAATCGACCCGACCCCGAGCCCCAGCCGCGACCGTTCGCGTTCGGCGGCATCCACGTCCCGATGCAGTTGCCGGCGTACTACGACATGGTTGGCGGGGCGTGTCGATACGGCGTCGGTCAAACCAGTGCGACGGCGACCAGTACGATCACCGAGAAGACCCAGCCGTTCGTCACGGCCTATCAGGACGCCTTCGACGGTTCGAACCCCGTCTACACGGGCTATCACACCTACGACGCGGTCATGCTGTTCGCCCACGCGGTCGAGGAATCGGGAACGCTCGATGCCGACGCCCTCGTCGGGACTATCGAGGACGCCTCGTTTACCGGTGCGGCCGGCACCGCGGAGTTCCACGATCGGAACCACGAGTTCACACACGATCTCATCTATCGGAAGGAAGACACCCTCTACTTCCAGTGGCAGGAAAACGAAGACGGCGAGGGCGTCCAGGAGGTCGTCTGGCCCGAGGAACAGGCCACCGCCGACTACGTAACGCCGCCGTGGCTCGCGTGA